Genomic DNA from Microbacterium sp. NC79:
CGCTATACAAAGGTCATTGATAATCGACTTTTCATAGTGAGTCGGAAACGGAAGCTCGTTTACTTCGGAATAGGCGAGAGCCACTAGGCGGCTCTGCACGAGGGGGGTGAATCCGAGCATCTGCATCGTGCGAGTCCCCCCGCCGTGCAACGCATACCGATAGTTCATGTAGTGAAGCTCAGAAGCCTCCCTGCTGTTAGCATTGACGCCAACGGCTTCCAGACCTTTCAATCCCTGGTTGCGTAGTGCAGTTGCGACCAGGGGGTTGGGTGCTGTCAGAGAATCAACTATCTCTGCCCAGGAGCGCCACTCATAGTTCCCGCGGATCACCTCGCCGCCCAATCCGGTCAGATTGATGTGCTTAATCTGGTGTCGAACTGCTCGCGGTCTAGTGATGTAGTCATAGGTGCCCATGTCTGACAGCGTCCACATCATGAATGGAGTCGATTCAAACTTACGGTCCGACAGCCGGCCGGCCGTTGATTTTCCGTTGAGCGAGAAATTGAAACGCTCGGCTAGGCGCCTGGCGACTTCGTAATCGTCTGCGTGGATCGGCTGCGTATTTTGAGTATTGATTTGCATGTCGCCTGCAACTCCCGCCGCGATCGCACCCGCAAGCGGCACTCGTGAGTCGTAGCCGCCCGACAAACTTAACGCTGGCTTCCAATCGCCGAGCTGCATAAGCGTTGCCATCAACCGCGCAATGTTTTCAGCGCCACTTTTCAGCGCGTCTCGATAGGTTTCGCCTCTCCGAAGGTCCAATCCATCCAGTGCGAGGCCTTCAGTCGTGACTGATAGCGTTTCCCCAAGCCTGACAATTAGTCGTTGACGTCCGGGCACAAAGCCGATCTCCTCGACGAATGTCTCTGGGCTAATTTGCTGACCTCCGTACACGCCGAGTAACGACCGTGCCAGCAACACCTCGTTGTTTGGCGTGATTGGATCGCCCATGTGTTTGCGTAGGTCGACTAGAGCCAGCATCGAGTCGGAGACCGCCACATAGCCCGGGCCCTGCGTGTGTAGTAGCGGTAGTCTGCCGAATGAGTCCCTAGAGAACGTGACTGCGCTTGCATTCCAGTTCACGCGGAGGAACTGCCCGTCCCACGGTTGGTCAGTTTCGCTGTGGCGATCCACAAAGTTGAGCCACCCAGCGAGGCCGAACACGACGGATCCGGCGTTGTGATCGACCAAGTTCCCTTTGAAGAAGGTCCTCGACGGCAGATCGAGGCTCTGCCGCAGATCATGGGTAACAACCGTCATGGCGAATTCAGGTGAGGCTTGGACGGTGGTCACCTCGGCGCGCACACTGCCGTTCAGCCCCAGCCATGTCTGAACGCGTGACCTCGCACGCTCGGCCGCGAAAATAAAGATATAGTTCGACAACGGTCGCCCCTCGGATAGATCGACTCCTCTCCCATATTTTACGGATGTGATACCGCCACTAAAACGATGAAAACGCTAGATTCTCTGCGCAGCGAAAGAAGGATTTGGGAACCACCTTTTAGCATGGAGTTTCACTCGAGCCGAGAGGGCCAACATGACCGATGCGATTACCCAGAGCCTGCCTGGCACTCGCCGGGCGCCCAATGGTGGCCCGCGACCACCACAGAGTCATCTAAGGGTCTGGATCGCATGGCTGGGCCTCCTGGCTTACGGGGCGGTCGTCGCCGTCGTTACTTTGAGCCCAACGCCACTTGATAGCGGCTACCGCGGCGCAATTGACAAGGTGCTCGCTGTTCTCCACCGCAACGGCTTACCCGAACGCATCGACTATCCTGAGGTCGAGTTTGCCGCGAACATTCTGATGTTCATCCCCATCGGCTTTTTCATCGGTTTGGTGTTGCCGCGTATGGCGGTCTGGGCCGGGATCCTCGTGCTGCCAGCATTGTCGGGCGCAATTGAGTTCATCCAGGGGCAGCTGCTCGCCGAGCGCTTCGCGACCGTCAACGACATGATCGCCAATACGATCGGCGGCTGGACTGGACTGCTGGCCGCCATCCTCATCCGAGCCATCGTTCACGCCCGCGACGTGAAGGTCATTGCGCGCGCCACATGGGATCAGAGGCATGATGGCGGACGGAGTGCACAATTACATGCCCGGTGAGGCGGTTAAACTAGTTGTTCGTTTTGCTTGAAAGGTTCCGCATGCAAACCCCGAGATTGGTCGCATTTGACCTTGACGACACGCTCGCTCCGTCCAAGACTCGAATGGACCCTCGCATGGCAAAGGTGCTACGCGAGCTGGCCGATCGGGTTGAGGTGGCAATCATCTCGGGAGGGCAATGGCAACAGTTTCAGACTCAGGTGATTGATCAGCTACCAGAACTGTCGCTTGAAGCTCGCGGCAGACTTCACCTGATGCCAACGTGTGGCACGAAGTACGTTCGTCACAACGGAACAGAATTCGCAACCGTGTACGCCGAGAACCTCACGGACGATGAACGGGATCGTGCCAAGCAGGCGTTGCGTACTGAAGCGCTACGTCTCGCGATGTGGGAACTAAAGCCGGCGGGCGACGTTATCGAGGACCGTGGTTCCCAGATCACGTTCTCCGCTCTCGGGCAACAGGCTCGCCTTGAGGATAAGCACGCTTGGGACCCGACCGGGGCGAAGAAGGCTGCGCTAAGAGACGCCGTCGCGCGTGCTCTCCCAGACCTTGAGGTGCGTTCGGGCGGTTCGACTTCGATTGACATTACCCGCAAGGGAATCGATAAGGCATTCGGAATGGCTCGCCTTGTCGAGGCAACCGGTATCGCTCTGGACGAAATGCTCTTCTTCGGCGACCGACTCGACGAAGGTGGGAATGACTACCCCGTGCTCGAGATGGGCGTCCGTTCGATCGCCGTGGAAGGTTGGGAAGATACGTTGGCAAAGGTCGCAGCGCTCGTGGATCAGATTGACCCAGTTGGCAAAAGCGCTGCCCTCGCCGAGGGCGAGTTGATCGGAGATCGCGGATAGATATCCGTCGCACTGCTTCCATCAGCTTCACCCGTGCTGTTGGGGTAGCGGCCGAGGCATTGTGAAGCCAAAAATCATGTTGGAGAACGAGGAACCTAGCGATCCGTCTTGGGCCAGCCCAATGAAGTCACATAGACGCGTAGTCATCGAACGGTCAACGTTCGCCGGCTACTTTGCATTGATCCTGATTGTCACCATGTGGCCCAAGCCGGTCACGGAAGGGGCAAGCGAGGTCATCATCGAAGAGGTCTTGCGCGCGTCCCGAGAGGCTGGGGCACCGGAGAGTTTCAACTTCAACGCGCTCCAATTGGCGGCGAACGTAGCGATGTTTGTGCCATTCGGTGCGCTGCTTGCAATGACCCTCACACGCAAGGTCTTCTGGATTGCAACGGTTAGCTCGTTCTTGCTGTCCTCTTCGATCGAAGCAATACAACAAGTGTTCCTGCCCGAGCGTCAAGGAGACCCTTGGGACGTGTTGATGAACACCATGGGCGGTGCTATCGGTGCCACGGTGACGGTCCTTATCCGGATGCGTACACAGAGGAATGTGTCGAAGGGGGTAGCCACTTTTCAGGGGCGCTAAGCGGTCAACCCGCGGTGGTTCCCGGGCGCAATACTGCTTTGAATGTACGGAACAGGATCTGGATGTCCTGTGCGAACGACCAGTTCTCGACGTAATAGAGGTCGAGGCGGATTGAGTCCTCTGCGGAGAGCGAGGAACGCCCGGAGACCTGCCACAAACCGCTCATCCCGGGCTTCACGAGGAGCCGTCGCTCAGTGCCGTTGTTGTATAGCTTCACTTCGTCGGCGCGTTGTGGTCGGGGGCCGACCAAGCTCATATGACCGCGCAAGACGTTGATGAGCTGGGGCAGCTCATCAATCGAGTGGCGACGCATGAAGGCCCCGGCTTTTGTGACGCGCGGATCGTTATTGACCTTTTGGAATGGCTGCGCTCCAGTACCTTGGAGATCGAGCAAGCCCTTCAGCTGATCATCGGCGCCGACAACCATCGAGCGGAACTTCAGCATCGAAAAGGTCTGACCGTGCCTGCCAATGCGATCTTGTCGGTACAAGATTG
This window encodes:
- a CDS encoding VanZ family protein, translating into MTDAITQSLPGTRRAPNGGPRPPQSHLRVWIAWLGLLAYGAVVAVVTLSPTPLDSGYRGAIDKVLAVLHRNGLPERIDYPEVEFAANILMFIPIGFFIGLVLPRMAVWAGILVLPALSGAIEFIQGQLLAERFATVNDMIANTIGGWTGLLAAILIRAIVHARDVKVIARATWDQRHDGGRSAQLHAR
- a CDS encoding HAD-IIB family hydrolase; translated protein: MQTPRLVAFDLDDTLAPSKTRMDPRMAKVLRELADRVEVAIISGGQWQQFQTQVIDQLPELSLEARGRLHLMPTCGTKYVRHNGTEFATVYAENLTDDERDRAKQALRTEALRLAMWELKPAGDVIEDRGSQITFSALGQQARLEDKHAWDPTGAKKAALRDAVARALPDLEVRSGGSTSIDITRKGIDKAFGMARLVEATGIALDEMLFFGDRLDEGGNDYPVLEMGVRSIAVEGWEDTLAKVAALVDQIDPVGKSAALAEGELIGDRG
- a CDS encoding VanZ family protein translates to MLENEEPSDPSWASPMKSHRRVVIERSTFAGYFALILIVTMWPKPVTEGASEVIIEEVLRASREAGAPESFNFNALQLAANVAMFVPFGALLAMTLTRKVFWIATVSSFLLSSSIEAIQQVFLPERQGDPWDVLMNTMGGAIGATVTVLIRMRTQRNVSKGVATFQGR